ATGATGACATATATCCATTAGACCTACTTCTTACGaccaacacaaaaaaatatcagGTGAAAGCAAATTAATCGCTTACCCAAGAAAGAAATTCTCAGTCACAAAAAATAGCAGTTTTCTACATTATTTTGCATCTGAATAAGATACATACACCTCAAAAGCACGTTCACTCGGCTAAATGTGGCAAAGAATGTTCGGTGTGGGAGTAGTAGCACAAGaaccttttctctcttcttatactcttaatatataatacatcacACGTATAAGTTCTCAGGAACTATATATTGGAAATATTTTCTCGAATTAATGTCAATCGTGGCAATACCCAACATATACACAAATAATCTCACATTTccatcttccaattgatgcgTAATATGGACTTGGATTGTTTCTTGCAAATAAAGACAGCAGCAATGGTTCTCTGAATGTCATTGAATTACTTTTTGTCTGTTGTGACCCCCACAACAACATTGCTCACCTGTGACAATCAGAATCTTATCATCGCATCTTTTTTTGCCCACAAAAGGAAAATTGTATAATGAGTTTGCAGGAGGGGGAAGGGAGGGATGGGGGAGcaggagagagagatggagaataAAAACAGGGTATAATGCATACCAATTTGCCACTTTTGTCAACAGTCATTGGATTCTCGACCACCACCGTTTGGCTCTGAGAATGAGAGAGAATGTACCGAGCAGATTATTGAGCAATCAAAGGCTTAATGGTGGTCAGCCTtgtttaagagagagagagacagacagagaaTAAGAAGGAAGAGCTTACAGTTGAAGTGGAGGGCATTGTTCCAGAGTTGGCTGTCCCATTAGGTCTGTGCACAGGAATTGGAACCCTGGCACTGGCAATCTGCAGGATGTATAAGaaagcatgagagagagagagagagagagagagagagagaaccagcTTTCACCATGATAAACTACGGAGCAATAATGATAGAGTTATGTTACATACCACACTCTCCTCATACTCCTATCAAATTATGTTGATGAGTAATACAAATTAAAAGTCCTAAATAGACAAGCCCTGCACTCATACTAGGTAAAAGCCCTAAATAGACAAGCCCTGCACTCATACTAGGTAAAAGCCCTAAATAGACAAGCCCCGCGCAGGCCCTTGGTAAAAAAGTGGGTCCCACAAAAAAGAACAggtttttttacactttttgaGATGGGTCAACTTTTTTACAAAGAGACTATGCGGgacttgtacaaatcatttctttaTGTTGATATGGCATTGCCAATCATTTCTTTATGTTGATATGGCATTGCCCAGCAACcatcaaatgatttttttctttttaaaataacaaattcAAGGGTTGATGTATAATGCCATGTCACACGGTAGGATACAAATAGGATATGGGTGTGATATATAGCATTTTCCATAATGATAAAAACTACGAAGTATATGTATTAGTTCCTTTAAACAAAGCAGAATATATGTACATCCATGCATGTGTGTACACTTGTGGCAACAATTGTACAAGTCAAAAGTTGAAACTGCTAAGCTCGTTATGCACAGCATACCGTACAggttttctcaaattattttactttttaaaaactGAGTAATCTGAGAATAAGAAGCTCAGTATGAAGTAGCAAGTTTGAAAGCTCAATAAAACCAAACTGTAGtgtatttctaaattttgaGAACGTATTAAGAACTAAGAAGTAAATCCTGGAAGCTAAAATAAGAAGTAATAAGAAGtaaattcaaatattaaataattatgtctTTGATAGTGATAAGATACATTAAATTATACTTACACCAACGTTAGTCACATAATGACAGACTGCACATTTAACAGATGGAGCTCCATATGGATACATGAGCGTTGTCCGGCAGTTCCCGCAACTAACATGGGCAACCTGGCTGGATACTTTTTTCACATAGCcacaaaaaccaaaacagaaaaaagtctGTAAAAaagctggaaagtggaaacaaaagttacaataataaaaagaaattattacaATTCATCCATGCTATATATGTAATGAGACAAGATGTATATATAAGAAACTAATGAAACCAGAGAAATTTTATGAAACGTTGCAAAAGGTAGTTTACTGTTTGGTGGTAGATTTCAGTGTTTGGttctaaaaactattttttttttttaatcagtaaacAAGAATTTTATTGGTGATAtaaataggcataacccaagtacacgggacatGCACAAGAGCGAGACCTATGTATGAGTGTCCAgcaatacaagaaaatcatggctATTCAAGCCATTGAAATCTATTATAATCAACCAACGGAATAAAGTGCTAAAAAAAAGAGTTCTAAGTTTGTCCATTAACTGTTCACGATCATTGAAGCTTATCTCATTCCTTTCCCTCCAAAGACACCGTAGACAAAttgggaccatcttccacattGCCGGGATCTGAGATTACCACGTAGGCCATTCCAACTTTTTAAGTAGTTAACCACCCTTCTTGGCATCACTCTAGCAAAGAATTTGTTCCAGTGTGTCATGGCCACCTCACAGTGAACTAAGTCTAAAGAGACTATTATTccaaagaaagaaatggaaCCAAGGGTGCCCATAACAGACAACTAAAGACAATGCTTGATCACCAGACTAAGTACAGTTATCAGTAATTCCTAACTCTCACGGTGTTTGGATTTCAAAAATGGGAACATAAGACTTCAAATAATAAACCTATATAGACTCAAACTCGGACTCTAAATTTAGGCCTTTAGGACTCGATACCAAAATTTgacccaaaaatataaaataaaactaccaAAGCGATTCAAACTCCACTAGACTCTAACTAAATTATGCAAGTTAgactcgaaaaaaaaaatttgaaaatttaatgtATGCTCCTCATTATCCAGCATGTGGTGTCAAAGATGGGCCTTGTAAGCACATCttttccatgcattttacaACTTTATAAGGGTGCTGTATTTAAAAGACTTGACTCTAAAAACATTAGGAAATAACATACATAAAATGAAACTACCAGTTAACTAACTTAAAGTAACTAAAAAATATGGCTCAATTAGAGTGCGACTAAATTTAAGCAAGCTTCGAAGTAGGCCCTGCATCATCTACCATGAGGAGTTTAAGTTTGGgtataagaaatatattttccatGCCCTTATAAAACTTTATATGAATATTGCCACTTGTCTCCATCAAGTTACATTGCTAGtggtcatattttttatttttacttttacagGTATTCATATATTCTATTGAAATGCAAAAGGCGTACCCAGTTACACGGGTAACATACAAGAGGAACAcctaacaaaaatataaaaagagacAGGAAAAACATGGAAGCACAGTCCATTACAATCTATAGAAGGCCCAACAAAGTAAAGTATTCATGAAGAGGTTTTAAGTCCGCTCGCAATCCTCGAGATATCAATCCTTCCTTTCTCTCCATCTGGAACAGTAGTTTGTTTCTATGGGATAGGACATTGTGGGTTAGGGCTTAGTTTGgttgtttttctttcccttttaaaTAGGTGGTTTTcctgtatacttcttgtgtacttagGTACACCATTTGGcttttaatgaatttaaattatttatcaaagaaaaaaagctTGAAggggagaaagaagaagaactatAAGATCTGCTAATGAAGGaacttcatttaattttttttatcagtaaaggAACTTCATTCAATTATGGAGCATATACTAGGTTGTGCCCCTAggactttttaataaaatgcttcctcttgtataccatgttgtgtacttgagctatgcctattctattaatataatcattaactttaaaaaaataataataaaataaattaaaattaaaaataaaataaaataaaataacttttaataaaaagcAGTACCTTTGCTATTCATAAAAATGAGTATATACTACTGATGATTTAGAATCAGATAGAGAGGATACTTTTTTACTATCCATTGCTAGATGCATTCTAGCTATACCTCAAGTGCAGAAAGATGATTGGTGGTGCAATTCTATTTTTCAAATGCCTGATTTTTTGTGGAAACGAAGTTAAAAGGTTTAAGTCAATGATTAGCATCCATATTTGACTGCCTTAAGCGTTTCACTCAATCACACcctcaacaattttttttttcctgctggATAAAAAGGGTAGTAGGGGACAATCGGAGGTAGCTTCCCTACCTAGGCATCACTATAGGAGCACCCTACCCACTGGGAACCAAACAGGAGGGGCCTAGATGGCAGGAAGCAGCAGGAGCTCCCTCAAGTCGCACCCTCAACAATTGAAACTAGCTTAGATTAATAACACCTCTATCCCAGTAGCTCAACACTTTGTTCCTTTACAGCCATTGAATCAAGTCACTATTTGAGGATGGGAGGCTTCAGCTTCTAGTTTCAAACTGGATATTTATGTCATGATAAAAACTTATCATGAGCTGACGCTGGATGAGCTTGAACTTTCTTACTTGATACTTTTTCCTTTGGGTAGCTTCTATAGATAGTAGTTTTATAAAGTAGCTTCTCTGGATAGTAATAGGCTGATTTTTCATAGTTTTCTCATCCCTTTTCCTATTTCTAAGTAGGTTTCCTCTTGTATACAACCCTTCTACTCAGGCTAtgccttttcccttttttaattaaatctccaattaataataaagaaaaggtctttcaattctaaaatttacataaatttattaaacatgaCGTATATTAAAATGAATTCATTCCCGCAACTTGTTATATTGTTTCACACTGAAGCAAACAATTGCATCAACTATGATTGTAAAAATGTGTACCCCAATTTGTTGCTAACAATTATGAGAAGTGCTTTTAGATCTACAAAGAGATCTTTCAAAAGGAAGTTTACATACTGACTTGTTTTAATGTGATACGTCATATCTACTTTACCAAAAAACAAGGAGATTTAAAATTTGATGTATCATATCATAGCACGTTCGTTTGTAAGCTTACTTTTGTAACATCTCTTTATAAGCCAAGCATATCTCAACAAGTATTAGAGTTCCACATAGTAATTCATAGTAATTGCAAGGCGGATAACTTGTTTATTTGTGAAAAAAGGGCAACAAGACAAGGAATCTTGCTATATTGCAAAGCACAATATTCGAGGATTACAATAGTGTGGCAGATCACAAAATTTTCTAGTCATGAATCTTGACTTGCAGCTACACGCTATTTGAGTATGAAATGGGCTGGCAGAttataataaaatcttataCAATTCACACCAAATGCACAAGGAGCATATAGATTGTACCTGGTGCAAGGTTCACTGTATGGCAGCAGGAGCATCTCACACTCGTTGCCCCACATGTATACATCAGCAATGTCCTGCAACGTCCACATATGAGTCGAGCCATTTCCGTCCCTGCAAGGGTAATATACAAGCATAGGTAATCGAACCCAAAACTCTCCTACCATAGGCATGTGTATATGTTAAATACAACCAATTAGTTTCTGCCCCCCACATAAATGTCAACATTTAATGCTCTGCACATTTCAGCATGAAGTCACTAATTCCCTCCATGCTATCCATTCTGCCAACCACCATATCAGTCTCCCTCATTTTACATAGAATCTTGAGGACATACACATGTTCATACAATGGGTTTAGAAACTTCATGATGCTCTTGTCATTTGTGAATGTGAGCTCATGGTCAATGATCAGTGAATGCAAACTGCCTAAAGATATACAAAGAGAGCAATGCCTTTTTGAGGTCAAGATTACCAAAGATAATGCCACAAGCAAAAATGACagagtacattttttttttttttttaagtaaacgatagtattaataggaataggcatagcccaagtacacaaaatGGAATACAAGAGATAAGATCTATCTAGGTCACCATAGAGGACACAAGAAAATCAGAAAATGACTGAGTAAATTATAATTTGGATACAGCACCTTTATGCCATTAGGTAGGTGGTCACTGAGTCCATGCAGTGCTTAGCAAGGTGTTTTGACAGCATGCCTAAAAGGTATAATTAGAAAACTATGGTGGAATTTGACCACTTTTGAAGACTTATGAATGTTCAATACTGATATCAAGAACTAAGCAAGAAGAGACATTATTATTGGATGATAAGTTCTCATCCCTTATCTATAATGGAATTACATTTTTGTATCACAAATTGACTTCAGAAAAAAAAGGGACACAAAAACTTCTTGGAGATTACCACCTTAGAAGGCTGAGCAATTGAACGTACATATGCTAAATACACAGGAGTGAGGACAGGAGCAAAGTATTTTGGGATAACCATAGCTTTAAGTAcacaagtttatttattttatttatttttgaaaaagaagaagatattttattgatatagaaataggcatagcccaactACAAAAAGTACGCAATTTTAATTCATGACAATTGTACATGATCAATGACTCTCAAAAGGTTAGCAAGGAGTGAGGAGTTTATCAAGCCAAATTGAAAATGAAGCATAATCTACAAAGAGTAATGCTAGGAACTATACAATCATCCCATCATTATCTCATTCTGCTGATGTGGCAGTGTTCAATAACTCTTggatatttatcattttaaacaAGCATTGATCTGGGTTTTAAACATTGTCACATCAACAGAGTGGAACGATGGCGACCCACGAATTATTCAAACTGAATTCTGGCAACACTTGATTAGGCAATTAGAGGAATAGAGGCAGAGGATGGGATGATGGGGTTCAGAGAACACAATTGGGTAATTAGTATTTGGTTTACACTAACAGCTACCATGGCTGGACACAAGGCCTTTCTTGATGAGCTGAGTAATGCTTTAGAGCTTACAAATACTTGAAGACCATAGTAGTTGCAAGTGATGTTAATTGAATATGACACCCAGGACCATATAGGGTATTTTGGGAAATACGGCCTAGAACTATGCGGACGGCAAGGCCCAAACATAGTTATACTAGGATTAGGCAAAAAAGATCCAAGAAAACTTAGAAGTCCTAATTGAACAAGGATTTATTTTTAGATCATATCTGCCACCTTATTTTATAGCAGGacacactaatttttttttttaataagtaggaCACCCTAAAATTTTGaacttttctctctcctaaTTATCTGCCAGCACATCCAAAAACTCTAGGAGTTGATTTTTCAAGCTTATCTCATGCAAACCTAATCATATACAGGAGTCTAACCCCTATGTTGCCCGCCGCACTAttttagccaaaaaaaaaaaactctaattGCTCTTATAAATAGGACGCCATCTTTTATTATTTCAACTTGGGCATCTATTTACCCTTACTGCCACCACCTCCAACTCCTAAAATTCAAAGATTTTTGTTTGAGAAGTAAAATTTCCGAAAAAAGAATAGTAGACCTTAACACAAGCCATAGCCGTCAAGTCCTTTCCATTGatttaagttagttttcttCCAGGTATGGCAAGAGTGTAATGAACGGACTTTCGAAGACAGAGAGATCTATGGAGGaactaaaagctttcttttttagaactctttgtacttgggccattgccgttaattttaatggccaaaactttcatgattttcttgtatctattgAGCCTACGTAGTAGGGCATTCATTGTACTGAAcatggcttttgcctattcttttcattaatatactttgattttacttatcaaaaaaaaatagttttcttccAGTTTGCTTAAGTTTCTTCCTCTTAAGATTTAAGAATAGCTTTTAAACAAcctttataataaattatcatacCTTTCTTGAATGGTTTCAACATCAACACCAATGCAAAAATCAACTGTCACACAAATCAGTGTGATTCCATCTATTCATATTCAACCCCTCATGGTTCTTTCCTAGGTTTTTGACAAAATCCCCTCTAGGTAAGGGCCTTGTTTCCCTCCTATTCTGCTGTTTAATTGTATTGATGTTGAGCTAAGGTTTTAGAGTAGCAAAAAGATGAATAGGCCTGCTTTAAGAGTGTTGTTTAGCTTTTTAAGCAATCTGTCAGCAATATGAGAAGATTGATTTCACCTCTCAACAatataaatttcacaaaattacTTGATTTTATGATGTATGAATATTTGAACAATATTTTGAAGTGTTGCATGCATGTTAGTGTTTTTTCAACAAAGTTGAAATTTGTAGAATAACAAACGTCTTGCAAAGTGTACGCATATTGTTGATATTACTGGAATAAAGTCTTGCATTATCAACATGTTTCAGAAACTGGGTTGTATGATTTCACAATGAATGAACGGTAGGGCAATAGCATAAACCATGTAAAACCAtcttattttgtttcatgcatctttgaaggctaagttttcttctttttgtttttggtaagtAATTGGAGGCTAAATTATTATGTGCTGATGAATTTTATACAGTATTTTAATTACCAAGAAAGGCAGTTGTTAAGGCTTTTAGTTAGAGACTTAGAGTAATTTTGAAGCCAAATGCTAATAATAGACTAATGCCCTTATTAAGTTATCTTTTCTATGGCGTAAACCCTGAAATCACTTTTGAGTAAAACAGattcttattaatataaaaaataggcATAGCCGAAGTATATAAGACGTAAACAAGGGAAGGTTCAATGTTCAAACCCTGGAATAAACCATATAGAAATTACGACCAAGTAATCTTTGTTAATACCTTGCtgcattttctcttttttcattcttttttttttcctatgaaTTTAAGTGTTAttaatcatcaaataaattGTTGCTGGAGCACATAGAAAATATACATGAAAAACACCAAACAGGGAAATAATCAAAGAGTATAGAAATCCTGAAAACTAGAATTAGAAACAATGAAATGAGAATGCTCCTGCATTATCTTTTTAAGAGGAATTCCTTAAGATCCACCACTGTTTCCTTATCCCCAGTGCTCTGGCCATTTCTCTTTCTCCATATACCTTGTTGGATTTCCATCATGCACACCTACCCTATAGCATTTAAGTCCTCATAGCCATCTTTTGGTCCAAGTCCACATTTGTTTAAGCAATCCATAAGTTCCTTAAACCTCCAAGTTTTAACTTGAAAATGCCACATTTGACACAAACATCCATTAATACTCAGCCAAACCAATTGTGTCATATCTTGCTATGGATATAAGCCACCGAcacattcctctcaattaacttataaaaaaagaaatatttctctcaattaaaaaatgaatgtaaCACCCTAGATCTATACCAGGATGATGAAAGAGAGCTTAAGTAAATGATATCCGACATTGCATGGGAAAGATAAGTTCTTGGGCTTTGGATTTATAATAATTCTCTTGGACTTACATTGTAACCTTGACTAGTCCTTTGGGAGTATAAGCTCATATGTTGCTAGTGTTTAATTGGGTCGTTAGAAATGCCATAAAAAATATTCCCACCAGAAGTGAACTTGACCCATGCCACAATAGAATGACCTGATGAGGACGTTAGGGATTTAAGTGGAAAAAATGGTAACAACTCAAATGCATAGGATAGTAGAGAATAAGAGCTTGGTTAAAGAGATTCTATATTaatctataaaattaaaaaattaaaaagagagagagagagagagagagagagagagagagagagagagagagagagagattctatATGGCCTCGAAGGGAAGATTTTTTGGACTTCATAATAACGCAAAAGCAGTCCATTGTAATCTTTAATAGTCTTTTTGGAGTACAAGCAAATATATGGCTAGTGCTTCCCAAGGTCATTGATGATAGAATTTTCAAATCAAGCATATCCACATTCAAAAGTTAATAACTTAGTCCAAAAAGTATTCAAAAACATATAAATGGCTGCAAATTTGCAATGATACAAAAGAATGACAAAGAAAATACCGGAAGGAGGGACTGAGGTTATTGCATTGCATAATGCACAACAAACATTAGTAGCTCCTCCACTATAAAGAAGAATGCTCCTGCATCCACTACAGACAAGCTGCCTCTGCATAGCTGCAATGTTAAATAAAGTCACATAAAGACATCATATGGAGAGGCTGAATGACTATCATGAGTGAAGTTCAGAGACCATCAGTCTAATTCAATCAAATTTCGGCAACAAAGGGTTTTTTGAAAAGTAACCAATATcaagagaaaagaaatttaaaaaaaaaaaaaaggaaattaagatagaattgtcaaaagaaaaaaattactaGAATTAAGTAATAAAAAGTATTCTTAAAGAACAGATGAGTGCCCAAACCATTAACATTTTATTAAGGCACCTTAAAGCTTGAGTTCTAAATATACACATCGACATTCTACAGAAGTAAGAGACAAGGCCGATCTTTTCCACAAGATCccataaatatagaaaaaatgaaggaGGATCAAAACTGATTAAGATGATGGTGTACAAGGCAGGCCACACCCCATAAGGGAGGGATAACAAATACTACAATATCACTAATTAAGCTTCAATATACGcctaaaggaaagaaagaaaaacatgagTAAAATGAAACCATAAATCCATTGATAACCAAGAGATAAGCAATCTCAAAAGCACAATCTTCGGTACAAATtgtggaatctgaaaaccctcAATCTATCCTCCAAATGAACTATATAAACATTATGGAACCGCCCTAAAAAAATAAGTAGTTCCTTTACCTTCCCAGCTATCCCTGCCTCTCCCACTCCACAAAAGCCCAATGATATTTAAGCATGACACAAGCCATACCAAACAAAGCAAAGACCAAAGAGACCGTAGGTCATGAGCTTACTTTTTGGAAACAAGATTTGGTACAAACACaagaaggaaatcatggaaagtCTATCCTAATAGTTGATGCAAGTGAAAAACAAGAAATATCACCAAGATAGATTAGGCCTAAAAAGTGTAATTCGTTCCACCTCACACTAATTAGATGTGTGCCATTAGAAGGGTCTCAACATTGATTGATCCACCGAAATGTCCATAAGCCGTAATGTGCAAATGTTGGCATCATTTTGTGTTTCCCCACCTTGCTGTAAGAGTAAAGCCATCAAAGCGAAAAAGGTAAGCTCGGTACATCCTAGTGGAAAGAATTTTTCCACACTAATCTGATCTGGAGCTGGAGAGGGAACCAAGGGTGAAAATCCTCGTGATAAAGACAACTAGGTATGTCTCAACATTTCATATTTAAGGAGGTATTTTCCGTATGTCTAAAAGTTCTAGACAGACAATTATGTAGTTTTGTTTGGAGGCAGGTATACCAttcaaaggagaaaaaaaaaactaaaattaaaaaactgaaCGGAATTGAACACAGAACCACAAAATCGCATAATTCAAACTCAGATTTATTACAATTTACCTGATTTGCTTCACAGTACCAACGCCCAGATCCTCTCAAGTATTTTGAGCAGACCAGAATAATTGTTCTGAGCAAGAAGAATCAAAATTCCAGGGTTTCTTTTTCTGAAGAaacccaaagaaaaagaaatcaatcacaaaatcaagGAATTCGATCTGAAATAAAACGCAGAAAGCTCTGAGAACATAGTCGAGATTGATAGTACCTGAAACCGCGGCGAGAATGGACAGATTTGAAGGGTGTGTAGGTTCAAAAGCTGAGATAACGGAAAGAGATCCAAACAAAAAGAGGGTTGGATCGAagtctccttttctttttccttttagtaAATGTTTTGAAGGCCGgatgtgtgagagagagagagagagagagagagagagaggggaatgATAGGAAACGGAGAAGAAAGATCCTCGTGCACTGCTGGCTTCGGCCTGACTTCTGTGTTTTTTATTTACCTGGAAGATTCTTACCGCTTTATCTAGTGGAGGGTTTTTTTTATCGAAAACTCTTCTTTCAGGCTTTGTTGCGCACCGAATCTGACCTGGAATGTTAACTTTTTGAGTAAGTAAtcgtatattaatatgtatataaatattaatttttttatatttaaaattttaattaatattatttttaaaaaaatttatttttaattaatcacattaaattgatgtatatattaatacgtaattatgcttataattaaattttttcttttttattatcaagAAGATTCTTACCGTTTATTATTTTTACGGTTTGATAAAATTatcagatgagataaaataaattgaatcaaatattattattattttaataattaaaaaaattaaattatttattatattttagataaaaattttaaaaaaaattaataattagataagattaGATGAATTAAGGAgatttccaaatttaaaaaaaaaatccaataaaattatcaaataaaaaataataataatatagtggcTATAAAATTTGTCTATCAAATGTATATAATAGTATagatgaattttttgtttttttaagtgttatttaaacattcttaaccattaagaaaaaataatatatatatatataaatttactcataatcactttcttaattattaagaaaaaaaaaatatgagtgggttatttgatgaatatatttaatagccgtattatcatattttattaaaaaatgtatcctaaaattgaaaagttataaattaatattaattattgtgatacgttaatttataatatgttttattgtatcgtaaaatttatttttgatgaacCACACCAATCtggatatttaatttttttttttttccttttttggtgcCAATCACGTGGGATATATGGTTTgagatattattttatgtgtttaaaattatgtaaataaatattaattttaaaataatatgaaaatattatgtatCTATATTTGGAGACTTTAATCACGTTGGATAATGGATACAATAGGAAAATACGAAAGAAAATGtggtattatttttgttttatttgagatTTTCATAGTTTGTTAATTATGCTTAGAATATATTACATCTTCCCTGACTTTTAAGATTTTGccttcaaaattaaatttggtATATATTCAAAGTTTTTGgagctaatatataatttttgcacttcagtactatttattattttattattactttttatctactttttactattttttactattattcatgactatttaatattttattattattgttgttcagatgattaacacaagaggggggtgaattgagttgtatttaaaaaaataacaattataaatcaaatatataatataaaatataaacaaaatacgaaacagtaataaatataaagagtaaggataagagagaaacaaattcagtatgttaacgaggtttggccccactgcctacgtcctcgcctcaaactaccccttaaggatctccaaattcactattcaacctccttcaggtggagatagaaacctattacacttttgaataataccactacaaaggattcgtgtagaacaccatctacacttgcaatcaccttacacgtggtgattcaactattctctgtgtagaacactttctacacgcacaagggttatacacaccattttactgatacaagagctgatagtgagtaggttatcagaaaacacttctcaatgagtgaaataagaacaatacagcgcaaactatatttctctcaaaatgaacaaggattaaggcccaatgtttagagaagaaagaatgaaagctttgaatgaatgttgtatgctctgaatgttgtaaatgtgaagctctcaaatga
This sequence is a window from Carya illinoinensis cultivar Pawnee chromosome 9, C.illinoinensisPawnee_v1, whole genome shotgun sequence. Protein-coding genes within it:
- the LOC122275615 gene encoding protein LSD1-like; this translates as MQRQLVCSGCRSILLYSGGATNVCCALCNAITSVPPSGTEMARLICGRCRTLLMYTCGATSVRCSCCHTVNLAPVSSQVAHVSCGNCRTTLMYPYGAPSVKCAVCHYVTNVGIASARVPIPVHRPNGTANSGTMPSTSTSQTVVVENPMTVDKSGKLVSNVVVGVTTDKK